The nucleotide window TCGACGAGGCCCTTCTGTCACTCACTCAGCGCATCAGCGCCAGTCGTACTCCTCGAGCCGGACTGCCTCGCCCGTGCCCTGACCGAAGACGTCGGGGCTGTAGTACTGCCCGTCGTCGTAGCCGGCCATGGTGTAGACCGCGGCGCGCGCCTCCTCGGTCGGCTCGACCGTGATGTTGCGGTAGCGGCTGATCCCGGTACCGGCCGGGATCAGCTTGCCGATGATCACGTTCTCCTTGAGCCCGAGCAGGCTGTCGCTCTTGCCCTGGATCGCGGCGTCGGTGAGCACCTTGGTCGTCTCCTGGAAGGAGGCGGCCGACAGCCACGACTCCGTCGCCAGCGACGCCTTGGTGATCCCCATCAGCACCGGGCGGGCCGAGGCCGGCTCGTTGCCCTCGGACACGACCCGACGGTTCTCGGTCTCGAAGAGGGTCCGCTCGACCAGCGCACCGGGCAGGAACTCCGTCGCACCCGAGTCGATGATGGTCACCCGCTTCAGCATCTGGCGGATGATCACCTCGATGTGCTTGTCGTGGATCGACACGCCCTGGCTGCGGTAGACCTCCTGGACCTCGCGGACGAGGTGCAGCTGCACCTCGCGCGGGCCCATGATCCGCAGCACCTCGTGCGGGTCGACAGCACCCTCGGTCAGCTGCTCGCCGACCTCGACGTGACCGCCGTCCTCGACGCGGAGCCGCGAACGGCGCGACATCTTCTCGTAGACGACCTCGTCGGAGCCGTCGTCCGGGGTGATGGTGAGCTTGCGAAACTGCTCGCCGTCCTCGATCCGGACCGTGCCGGCCAGCTCGGCGATCGGGGCCTTGCCCTTGGGGACGCGGGCCTCGAAGAGCTCCACCACACGCGGCAGACCGTGCGTGATGTCGGCACCGGCCACACCACCGGTGTGGAAGGTGCGCATCGTCAGCTGGGTGCCGGGCTCGCCGATCGACTGGGCCGCGATGATGCCGACCGCCTCACCGACGTCCACCAGGTGACCCGACGCCAGCGACCGGCCGTAGCAGGTGGCGCAGGTGCCGAGCAGCGACTCACAGGTGAGCACGCAGCGGACCTTGACCTCGGCCACACCGGCGTCGACCAGCTGGGCGATGAGCACGTCACCCAGGTCGGCGTTGGCCGGGGCGATGAGCGTGCCGTCCTCGGCGACCACGTCGGCGGCCAGCGCACGGGCGTACACGCTGGTCTCCACGTGGGCGTCACGGACGACCTTGCCGTCGACGACCGTGCCGATCGGCATGATCACGCCGCGCTCGGTGCCGCAGTCCTCCTCGCGGATGATGACGTCCTGCGAGACGTCGACCAGCCGGCGGGTGAGGTACCCGGAGTCGGCGGTCCGCAGCGCGGTGTCCGCCAGGCCCTTGCGGGCACCGTGCGTGGAGATGAAGTACTCCAGCACGGACAGACCCTCCCGGAAGTTGGCCTTGATCGGCCGCGGGATGATCTCGCCCTTCGGGTTGGCCACCAGGCCACGCATGCCGGCGATCTGGCTGATCTGCATCATGTTGCCGCGGGCGCCGGAGTTGACCATGACCCACACCGGGTTGGTGGTCGGGAAGTTGTCGACCATCGCCTGGCTGACCTCGGCCCGCGCACGGGTCCAGATCTCGATGAGCTCCGAACGACGCTCGGCGTCGGTGATGACGCCGCGCTCGTACTGGCGCTCGATCTTGCGGGCCTCGCCCTCGTGGCGCTCGAGGATCTGCGCCTTGACCGGCGGGGTCACCACGTCGTCGATGGCGATCGTGACGCCCGAGCGGGTCGCCCAGCGGAAGCCGGCTGCCTTGAGGGCGTCCAGCGTCGCCGCCACCTGAACCTTGGGGTAGCGCTCGGCGAGGTCGTTGACGATCGCGCCGAGGGCCTTCTTGGGCACCTGGTAGTTGACGAAGGGGTAGTCCTCCGGCAGGGCCTCGTTGAACAGGACCCGGCCCAGGCTGGTGGAGATGAGCGCCGGCGTGCCGGGCTCCCAGCCCTCGGGGGCCTCCCACGGGTCGTTCGGCCCGTTGTCGACGCCGAAGACCTCCGAGAGACGGATCGTGACCCGCTCCTGCAGACCCAGGGTGCCCTGGTCGAACGCCATGATCGCCTCGGCGGTCGTGGAGTAGGCCCGGGCCCGCTCGCCCTCGGGGACGTCCACCGACGCCGCGAGGGTCGTCAGGTGGTAGATGCCCAGCACCATGTCCTGGGTCGGCGCGGTGATCGGGCGACCGTCGGCCGGGCTCAGGATGTTGTTGCTCGACAGCATGAGGATGCGGGCCTCGGCCTGCGCCTCGGCCGACAGCGGCAGGTGCACCGCCATCTGGTCACCGTCGAAGTCCGCGTTGAACGCGGTGCAGACCAGCGGGTGGATCTGGATGGCCTTGCCCTCGACCAGCTGGGGCTCGAAGGCCTGGATGCCCAGACGGTGCAGCGTGGGTGCACGGTTCAGCAGCACCGGGTGCTCGGTGATGACCTCCTCGAGCACGTCCCAGACGACCGGCCGCGCGCGCTCCACCATCCGCTTGGCGGACTTGATGTTCTGCGCGTGGTTGAGGTCGACCAGCCGCTTCATGACGAAGGGCTTGAACAGCTCCAGCGCCATCTGCTTGGGCAGACCGCACTGGTGCAGCTTCAGCTGCGGGCCGACGACGATGACCGAACGGCCGGAGTAGTCGACGCGCTTGCCCAGCAGGTTCTGGCGGAACCGGCCCTGCTTGCCCTTGAGCAGGTCGCTCAGGGACTTCAGCGGGCGGTTGCCGGGACCGGTGACCGGGCGGCCGCGACGACCGTTGTCGAACAGCGCGTCCACGGACTCCTGGAGCATCCGCTTCTCGTTGTTGACGATGATCTCCGGGGCGCCCAGGTCGAGCAGGCGCTTGAGCCGGTTGTTGCGGTTGATCACCCGGCGGTACAGGTCGTTCATGTCGCTGGTGGCGAAGCGGCCACCGTCGAGCTGCACCATCGGGCGCAGGTCCGGCGGGATGACCGGGACGCAGTCGAGCACCATGCCCATGGGCGAGTTGGCCGTCTGCTGGAACGCAGCCACGACCTTGAGCCGCTTGAGCGCGCGCAGCTTGCGCTGGCCCTTGCCGCTGCGGATGGTCTCGCGCAGCGAGACGGCCTCGGCGTCGAGGTCGAAGCCGGCGAGCAGCTTCTGCAGCGCCGCGGCACCCATGCCGCCCTCGAAGTACTCACCGAAGCGGTCGCGCAGCTCGCGGTAGAGGCCCTCGTCGGCGATGAGCTGCTTGACCTCCAGCTTGCGGAAGGTGTCCATCACCTCGTCGAGGCGGTCGATCTCCCGCTGGGCCCGGTCGCGCAGCTGGCGCATCTCGCGCTCGCCGCCCTCGCGCACCTTGCGGCGCACGTCGGACTTGGCGCCCTCGGCCTCCAGCTCGGCGAGGTCGGCCTCCAGCTTCTGCTGGCGGGCCTCCACGTCGGCGTCCCGGCGACCCTCGAGGTTGGACTTCTCCGCGCTGATCTCGGCCTCGACGGTCGGCAGGTCGCGGTGACGCGCCTCGTCGTCGACGGAGGTGATCATGTAGGCC belongs to Modestobacter sp. L9-4 and includes:
- a CDS encoding DNA-directed RNA polymerase subunit beta', producing the protein MLDVNFFDELRIGLASGDDIRQWSHGEVKKPETINYRTLRPEKDGLFCEKIFGPTRDWECYCGKYKRVRFKGIICERCGVEVTRAKVRRERMGHIELAAPVTHIWFFKGVPSRLGYLLDLAPKDLEKIIYFAAYMITSVDDEARHRDLPTVEAEISAEKSNLEGRRDADVEARQQKLEADLAELEAEGAKSDVRRKVREGGEREMRQLRDRAQREIDRLDEVMDTFRKLEVKQLIADEGLYRELRDRFGEYFEGGMGAAALQKLLAGFDLDAEAVSLRETIRSGKGQRKLRALKRLKVVAAFQQTANSPMGMVLDCVPVIPPDLRPMVQLDGGRFATSDMNDLYRRVINRNNRLKRLLDLGAPEIIVNNEKRMLQESVDALFDNGRRGRPVTGPGNRPLKSLSDLLKGKQGRFRQNLLGKRVDYSGRSVIVVGPQLKLHQCGLPKQMALELFKPFVMKRLVDLNHAQNIKSAKRMVERARPVVWDVLEEVITEHPVLLNRAPTLHRLGIQAFEPQLVEGKAIQIHPLVCTAFNADFDGDQMAVHLPLSAEAQAEARILMLSSNNILSPADGRPITAPTQDMVLGIYHLTTLAASVDVPEGERARAYSTTAEAIMAFDQGTLGLQERVTIRLSEVFGVDNGPNDPWEAPEGWEPGTPALISTSLGRVLFNEALPEDYPFVNYQVPKKALGAIVNDLAERYPKVQVAATLDALKAAGFRWATRSGVTIAIDDVVTPPVKAQILERHEGEARKIERQYERGVITDAERRSELIEIWTRARAEVSQAMVDNFPTTNPVWVMVNSGARGNMMQISQIAGMRGLVANPKGEIIPRPIKANFREGLSVLEYFISTHGARKGLADTALRTADSGYLTRRLVDVSQDVIIREEDCGTERGVIMPIGTVVDGKVVRDAHVETSVYARALAADVVAEDGTLIAPANADLGDVLIAQLVDAGVAEVKVRCVLTCESLLGTCATCYGRSLASGHLVDVGEAVGIIAAQSIGEPGTQLTMRTFHTGGVAGADITHGLPRVVELFEARVPKGKAPIAELAGTVRIEDGEQFRKLTITPDDGSDEVVYEKMSRRSRLRVEDGGHVEVGEQLTEGAVDPHEVLRIMGPREVQLHLVREVQEVYRSQGVSIHDKHIEVIIRQMLKRVTIIDSGATEFLPGALVERTLFETENRRVVSEGNEPASARPVLMGITKASLATESWLSAASFQETTKVLTDAAIQGKSDSLLGLKENVIIGKLIPAGTGISRYRNITVEPTEEARAAVYTMAGYDDGQYYSPDVFGQGTGEAVRLEEYDWR